From the Desulfarculaceae bacterium genome, one window contains:
- a CDS encoding flippase-like domain-containing protein, with amino-acid sequence MKWQLLGGLAISAACLIWLLGRVDLEGMWMLIKGLNPLYVLMVTALQAWIFYLRSQRWQVLLGPVKRCLVGDLYSANLIGFMANNILPARLGELVRAYAADRISGVPASSALATLVIERILDGMTILAFFFAALIFTDPAAQAGPFNVIYLRAAGLSLLAAYLGVLAVLGALYRWPTATVGWLAGLAGRLSPKLGQKVAEVLAHFTQGLALLGRGRHLPLLLAQSVALWLLMYLAGYLFLPAVGLPHSLLMAAMVLAGGMLAAAVPAGPGYIGTTQLAVTWALMMAGADQERAAAYSLLFWACLYFPVVAAGLIEMTRRGLSLSSLRSGRR; translated from the coding sequence GTGAAGTGGCAGCTCCTGGGGGGCTTGGCCATCAGCGCCGCCTGCCTCATCTGGCTGTTGGGCCGGGTGGACCTGGAAGGGATGTGGATGCTCATCAAGGGCCTCAATCCCCTCTACGTCCTCATGGTGACGGCCCTCCAGGCCTGGATCTTCTATCTGCGTTCCCAACGCTGGCAGGTGCTCCTGGGCCCGGTCAAGCGCTGCCTGGTGGGCGATCTATATTCGGCCAACCTCATCGGCTTCATGGCCAACAACATCCTGCCCGCCCGTTTGGGCGAGCTGGTCAGGGCCTACGCGGCCGACCGCATCAGCGGGGTCCCGGCCTCCAGCGCCCTGGCCACCCTGGTCATCGAGCGCATCCTGGACGGCATGACCATCCTGGCCTTCTTCTTCGCGGCCCTGATCTTCACCGACCCCGCCGCCCAGGCCGGGCCCTTCAACGTGATCTATCTGCGGGCCGCAGGGCTGAGCCTGCTGGCGGCGTATTTGGGAGTGCTGGCCGTGCTGGGAGCCCTGTACCGCTGGCCCACGGCCACGGTGGGCTGGCTGGCCGGGCTGGCCGGGCGGCTCTCGCCCAAGCTGGGCCAGAAGGTGGCCGAGGTGTTGGCCCACTTCACCCAGGGCCTGGCCCTGCTGGGCCGGGGGCGTCACCTGCCCCTGCTGCTGGCCCAGTCCGTGGCCCTGTGGCTGCTCATGTACCTGGCCGGTTACCTTTTCCTCCCGGCGGTGGGCCTGCCCCACAGCCTCTTGATGGCGGCCATGGTCCTGGCCGGGGGTATGCTGGCCGCGGCGGTGCCCGCCGGACCGGGCTACATCGGCACCACCCAGCTGGCGGTGACCTGGGCCTTGATGATGGCCGGGGCCGACCAGGAGCGTGCCGCGGCCTACAGCCTGCTTTTCTGGGCCTGCCTCTACTTCCCGGTGGTGGCCGCCGGGCTCATCGAGATGACCCGGCGGGGCCTGAGCCTTTCCAGCCTGCGCTCGGGCCGGCGCTAG
- a CDS encoding discoidin domain-containing protein, with protein MHPNPSHPRASSHITALVLAGLVLLYWVVRLWLISSPSLSQVDYDEAVTGLMALDIMRGNHHLLFWGQPYMGTMEAYLAAGLFQLFGPSTFLLRLVLLIYGSLGVLALFGLGRAVGGWWTGVLAGALWSLPPLFMSFQGVYVTGGHLEAVVAGAVVLWGVMRLASGRARRPALFSLGLGLAAGLGLWSSLMALPLLAAAGLGLVLARPAWLLGAGPWCLGAGALAGASPLILWNLEHDWLTMVQLGGSHLERLGSNAAMLMQNVWTRALTGAWWDGRSVAGDMPSALPWVVLLLVYLPAAVLALATAANWARRAWRRQWPWQGPVDIIALTLLALLFIHASSGYGHKAIMRYAAPLMVPVTVLAALWLRRLWAWRAPAGAVLLTGLMAFNLYTHLLYMDRHQDQPRRPVEAAMDKLDGEGVSFAYAHGRVALPLTFESEGRILAADFFGARNSSHLKRVDRSARPALVTHQRLAVPPPGIMEQSLKRLGAWKEPLQVDDYVMWHDFPPAPVLAPVPSTSWRPAGFGEGAAPVADRDLATVWKASPKHDSMLFLDLGQPRELARLSLLPGPEWKGRPGMHYEVLVEGSTDGLTWRKIAGGKACMAGLSWRGRRVKLEPVPALQFNFAPTRARWLRITCKPSQRNWPPLEVAEAFVYRPAEQPQAWPGEAMEQLARGRQALAAWHQRPTAPFPGGHSAFARFWASQVDWPVLMGHLRAAAEAAPQWEEPLRLQLEAVRKGREKAAALLKHPGRPSPKGSST; from the coding sequence ATGCACCCTAACCCAAGCCACCCCCGCGCATCCTCCCATATCACCGCGCTGGTCCTGGCCGGACTGGTCCTGCTCTATTGGGTGGTGCGCCTCTGGCTCATCAGCAGCCCCTCGCTGAGCCAGGTGGACTACGACGAGGCGGTGACCGGGCTCATGGCCCTGGACATCATGCGGGGCAACCACCACCTGCTTTTCTGGGGCCAACCCTACATGGGCACCATGGAGGCCTATTTGGCCGCCGGGCTGTTCCAGCTCTTCGGGCCCTCCACCTTCCTGCTGCGCCTGGTGCTTCTTATCTACGGCTCCCTGGGGGTCCTGGCCCTGTTCGGCCTGGGCCGGGCGGTGGGCGGTTGGTGGACCGGGGTGCTGGCCGGGGCCCTGTGGTCCCTGCCCCCCCTGTTTATGAGCTTCCAGGGGGTTTACGTGACCGGCGGTCATCTGGAGGCGGTGGTGGCCGGAGCGGTGGTGCTCTGGGGGGTGATGCGCCTGGCCTCGGGCCGGGCCCGCCGTCCCGCCCTGTTCTCTTTGGGCCTGGGCCTGGCCGCGGGCTTGGGCCTGTGGTCCAGCCTCATGGCCCTGCCTCTGTTGGCCGCGGCCGGGCTGGGCCTGGTGCTGGCCCGCCCCGCCTGGCTGCTGGGCGCGGGCCCCTGGTGTTTGGGCGCGGGCGCCCTGGCCGGGGCTTCGCCGCTGATCCTGTGGAACCTGGAGCACGACTGGCTGACCATGGTGCAGCTGGGCGGCTCGCACTTGGAGCGCCTGGGCTCCAACGCAGCCATGCTCATGCAAAACGTCTGGACCCGCGCCCTCACCGGGGCCTGGTGGGACGGCCGCAGCGTGGCCGGGGACATGCCCTCGGCCCTGCCCTGGGTGGTGCTGCTCCTGGTCTATCTGCCCGCCGCCGTCCTGGCCCTGGCCACGGCCGCGAACTGGGCCCGGCGGGCCTGGCGGCGCCAGTGGCCCTGGCAAGGCCCCGTCGACATCATCGCCCTTACCCTGTTGGCCCTATTGTTCATCCACGCCTCCAGCGGCTACGGCCACAAGGCCATCATGCGCTACGCCGCGCCCCTTATGGTGCCGGTGACCGTGCTGGCCGCCCTGTGGCTCCGGCGGCTGTGGGCCTGGCGGGCCCCGGCCGGGGCGGTGTTGCTCACCGGGCTCATGGCCTTCAATCTCTACACCCATCTGCTCTATATGGATCGCCATCAGGACCAGCCCCGCCGCCCGGTGGAGGCGGCCATGGACAAGCTTGACGGCGAGGGGGTGAGCTTCGCCTACGCCCACGGCCGGGTGGCCCTGCCGCTCACCTTCGAGAGCGAGGGGCGCATCCTGGCGGCGGACTTCTTCGGAGCGCGCAACAGCTCCCACCTCAAGCGGGTGGACCGCTCGGCTCGTCCCGCCCTGGTCACCCACCAGCGCCTGGCCGTGCCCCCGCCCGGGATCATGGAGCAGTCCCTCAAGCGCCTGGGCGCCTGGAAGGAGCCCCTGCAGGTGGACGATTACGTGATGTGGCACGACTTCCCGCCCGCCCCGGTGCTGGCCCCGGTGCCCAGCACCTCCTGGCGGCCGGCGGGCTTCGGCGAGGGGGCCGCGCCCGTGGCCGATCGCGACCTGGCCACAGTCTGGAAGGCCAGCCCCAAACACGACTCCATGCTGTTTTTGGATCTGGGCCAGCCCCGGGAGCTGGCCCGGCTGTCGCTGTTGCCCGGCCCCGAATGGAAGGGCCGCCCGGGGATGCACTACGAGGTGCTGGTGGAAGGCTCCACCGACGGCCTGACCTGGCGAAAGATCGCCGGAGGCAAGGCCTGCATGGCCGGGTTGAGCTGGCGGGGCCGCCGGGTCAAGCTGGAGCCGGTTCCCGCCTTGCAGTTCAACTTCGCGCCCACCCGGGCCCGCTGGCTGCGCATCACCTGCAAGCCCAGCCAGCGCAACTGGCCGCCCCTGGAGGTGGCCGAGGCCTTTGTCTACCGCCCGGCGGAGCAGCCCCAGGCGTGGCCCGGCGAGGCCATGGAGCAGCTGGCCCGAGGCAGGCAGGCCCTGGCCGCCTGGCACCAGCGTCCCACCGCGCCCTTCCCGGGCGGGCACAGCGCCTTTGCCCGCTTCTGGGCCTCCCAGGTAGATTGGCCGGTGCTCATGGGGCACCTAAGGGCCGCCGCCGAAGCCGCCCCCCAGTGGGAAGAGCCGCTGCGCCTCCAACTGGAAGCGGTGCGCAAGGGACGCGAAAAGGCTGCCGCCCTGCTGAAGCACCCCGGGCGCCCCTCGCCGAAGGGCAGCAGCACCTAA
- a CDS encoding polyprenol monophosphomannose synthase yields the protein METLVVIPTYNEADNLRPLSEALFGLGLDLGILVVDDNSPDGTGELADELARENPRITVLHRPGKQGLGTAYREGFTWALNNSDAPLLAQMDADFSHHPSRLPALVEAARTGAIAIGSRYVPGGGVKNWGLGRRILSRGASIYVGTVLGLPVNDLTGAYKVWPREILARLELATLKAGGFAALSEMTYRAHLLGCRFAEVPIIFEDRRVGQSKLTGSIALEAFLNVWRLRFSLNYDPKEHPPE from the coding sequence ATGGAAACCCTGGTCGTAATACCTACCTACAATGAGGCCGATAACCTGCGCCCGCTCAGCGAGGCCCTTTTCGGTCTGGGTCTGGACCTGGGAATCCTGGTGGTGGACGACAACTCCCCGGACGGCACCGGCGAGCTGGCCGACGAGCTGGCCCGGGAGAACCCCCGCATCACGGTCCTGCACCGGCCCGGCAAGCAGGGCCTGGGCACCGCCTACCGCGAGGGCTTCACCTGGGCGCTGAACAACAGCGACGCCCCCTTGCTGGCCCAGATGGACGCGGACTTCTCGCACCATCCCAGCCGCCTGCCCGCCTTGGTGGAAGCGGCCCGCACCGGGGCCATCGCCATCGGCAGCCGCTACGTGCCCGGTGGCGGGGTGAAGAACTGGGGCCTAGGCCGCCGCATCCTCTCGCGGGGGGCCAGCATCTACGTGGGCACCGTCTTGGGCCTGCCGGTCAACGACCTCACCGGGGCCTACAAGGTCTGGCCGCGCGAGATCCTGGCCCGCTTGGAGCTGGCCACTCTCAAGGCCGGGGGTTTCGCCGCCCTGTCGGAGATGACCTATAGGGCCCACCTTTTGGGCTGCCGCTTCGCCGAGGTGCCCATCATCTTCGAGGACCGCCGGGTGGGCCAGTCCAAGCTGACCGGCAGCATCGCCCTGGAGGCATTCCTCAACGTCTGGCGTTTGCGCTTCAGCCTGAACTACGACCCCAAGGAACATCCGCCGGAGTAA
- a CDS encoding YfhO family protein, protein MAPKRSPIVPVQANAALWWTLAGAALVILLPWLQRWLYIYPELDYRLFLGRDFLELTSQRAYFYRGLAEGKLLLWDPLMATGLPFMEYLFDLFNPLSLLNTFFLEGGLLRSDYLQVVLTAYCSLAAFGAFMLGLQLGLGRAAATVMGVVMGCMGVVTAHSEHSMMIQTFCWAPLVLLFLHRARHGKSLINAAWAGLFLGWSFMGGIPQIFYYVGLGASIYCLYAAIDELQTNGWRSAWRRGALPFLLMAGASLIWALPNLVHLAQTLGDPIGAHDTRALVGAQRRDFIAQGSGDWWVLFYFLAPRLLQGHAENTAYVGLIPLALAMMAVVWVRGREAGFYKLLGLLGIVLMMGNNLGLHKVLVDVLPGYGLFRETVRWMFLLHLALLVLAGFGLRWLMTQARPPELAALRRVLAVMAAIIFGTLLLSMAVESSGLLPYPWRYTLPLASLLTWLLFNLGVIWWAVVRRSQEASPRLVALVLVALVALDLGFYHTPVMVGGDPVRRSDPTRPKPAQEAAYRELARLAGGPERGRVLAGRGPDAMGYQYPIYLTHLDFINPPGGYMDRRLPLGFWQTWRRSESNPRFLNLWAVKLVAPDSPMVDSHCEQWFLCGYSQSAVRLDQPGPVAKLRLVAEAPLAGQARPGEEVARVALADQGRITAAWPLRLGKEVNGQSLELTAPAGAKGDTIILSSTHPKAMIRLYGLEADGRFQYDRPNLKPGPRGMLVNRDYLGRAWFVSRAAVVEPIWEYLHVLKSADPSRTVVFRKAPPGWRAPQGQTADPGGRVAVESWDSQNARLKVSARRPGWLVLSQSAYHGWSAQVDGQAAPIRQAYGFLQAVAVPAGEHQVTLVYDEPLVKASLAVPPLLVLGLVGGGLWLRRRRKAKRA, encoded by the coding sequence ATGGCCCCAAAACGCAGCCCCATCGTCCCCGTGCAGGCCAATGCCGCCCTGTGGTGGACCCTGGCCGGGGCCGCCTTGGTGATTCTCCTTCCTTGGCTGCAACGCTGGCTATACATCTATCCCGAGCTGGACTACCGCCTGTTCCTGGGCCGCGACTTCCTGGAGCTCACTTCCCAACGGGCCTACTTCTACCGGGGCCTGGCCGAGGGCAAGCTGCTCTTGTGGGACCCGCTCATGGCCACCGGCCTGCCCTTCATGGAGTATCTGTTCGACCTGTTCAACCCCCTGTCGCTGCTCAACACCTTCTTCCTGGAAGGCGGCCTGCTGCGCTCGGACTACCTCCAGGTGGTGCTCACCGCCTACTGCTCCCTGGCCGCCTTCGGGGCCTTTATGCTGGGGCTCCAGCTCGGCCTGGGCCGGGCGGCGGCCACGGTCATGGGCGTGGTCATGGGCTGCATGGGCGTCGTAACCGCCCACAGCGAACACTCCATGATGATCCAGACCTTCTGCTGGGCGCCCCTGGTGCTGTTGTTTTTGCACCGGGCCCGCCATGGCAAGAGCCTCATCAACGCGGCCTGGGCCGGGTTGTTCCTGGGCTGGAGCTTCATGGGCGGCATCCCCCAGATCTTCTACTATGTGGGCCTGGGGGCCAGCATCTACTGCCTCTACGCAGCCATCGACGAGCTGCAAACCAACGGCTGGCGCTCGGCCTGGCGCCGGGGAGCGCTGCCTTTCCTGTTAATGGCCGGGGCCTCGCTGATCTGGGCCCTGCCCAACCTGGTGCACCTGGCCCAGACCCTGGGCGACCCCATCGGGGCGCACGACACCCGGGCCCTGGTGGGGGCCCAGCGGCGCGACTTCATCGCCCAGGGCTCGGGCGACTGGTGGGTGCTGTTCTATTTCCTGGCCCCGCGCCTTTTGCAAGGCCACGCCGAGAACACCGCCTACGTGGGCCTCATCCCCCTGGCCCTGGCCATGATGGCCGTGGTGTGGGTGCGCGGCCGGGAGGCCGGCTTCTACAAGCTCCTGGGCCTGTTGGGCATCGTCTTGATGATGGGCAACAACCTGGGCCTGCACAAAGTGTTGGTCGACGTTCTGCCCGGCTACGGCCTGTTCCGGGAAACGGTGCGCTGGATGTTCCTGCTGCACCTGGCCCTGCTGGTGCTGGCCGGCTTCGGCCTGCGCTGGCTGATGACCCAGGCGCGGCCCCCGGAGCTGGCCGCGTTGCGCCGGGTGCTGGCGGTGATGGCCGCCATCATCTTCGGCACGCTCTTGCTGAGCATGGCCGTGGAGAGCAGCGGCCTGCTGCCCTACCCTTGGCGCTACACCCTGCCCCTGGCCAGCCTGCTTACCTGGTTGCTGTTCAATCTGGGGGTTATCTGGTGGGCGGTGGTGCGCCGCTCCCAGGAGGCCTCGCCCCGCCTGGTGGCCCTGGTGCTGGTGGCCCTGGTGGCCCTCGACCTGGGCTTCTACCACACCCCGGTCATGGTGGGCGGCGACCCGGTGCGCCGCAGCGACCCCACTCGGCCCAAACCCGCCCAGGAGGCTGCCTACCGCGAGCTGGCCCGCCTGGCCGGGGGGCCGGAGCGGGGCCGGGTGCTGGCGGGGCGCGGCCCCGACGCCATGGGCTACCAGTACCCCATCTATCTGACCCATCTCGACTTCATCAACCCGCCCGGCGGGTACATGGACCGCCGCCTGCCCCTGGGCTTCTGGCAGACCTGGCGGCGCTCGGAGAGCAACCCGCGCTTTTTGAACCTCTGGGCGGTGAAGCTGGTGGCCCCGGACAGCCCCATGGTCGATTCCCATTGCGAACAGTGGTTCCTCTGCGGCTACAGCCAGTCGGCGGTGCGCCTGGACCAGCCCGGCCCGGTGGCCAAGCTGCGCCTGGTGGCCGAGGCCCCCTTGGCAGGCCAGGCCAGGCCAGGCGAGGAGGTGGCCCGGGTGGCCCTGGCCGACCAGGGTCGCATAACCGCCGCCTGGCCCCTGCGCCTTGGCAAGGAGGTCAACGGGCAAAGCCTGGAGCTGACTGCTCCGGCCGGGGCCAAGGGCGACACCATCATCCTGAGCTCCACCCATCCCAAGGCCATGATCCGCCTCTATGGCCTGGAGGCCGACGGCCGCTTCCAGTACGACCGGCCCAACCTGAAGCCCGGCCCCCGGGGGATGCTGGTCAACCGCGACTACCTGGGCCGGGCCTGGTTCGTGTCCCGCGCGGCGGTGGTGGAGCCCATCTGGGAGTATTTGCACGTGCTCAAGTCGGCGGACCCCTCGCGCACGGTGGTCTTCCGCAAGGCCCCGCCCGGCTGGCGGGCTCCCCAGGGTCAGACAGCCGATCCCGGCGGCAGGGTCGCGGTGGAGAGCTGGGACAGCCAGAACGCCAGGCTCAAGGTCTCGGCCCGGCGCCCCGGCTGGCTGGTGCTCAGCCAGAGCGCCTACCACGGCTGGTCGGCCCAAGTGGACGGCCAGGCCGCGCCCATCCGCCAGGCCTACGGCTTCTTGCAGGCCGTGGCCGTGCCCGCCGGAGAGCACCAGGTGACCCTGGTCTACGACGAGCCTTTGGTCAAGGCCTCCCTGGCCGTGCCGCCGCTGCTGGTGCTGGGTCTGGTCGGGGGCGGACTGTGGCTGCGCCGCCGCAGGAAGGCCAAGCGGGCCTAG
- a CDS encoding glycosyltransferase family 39 protein translates to MAIWRRCNEIGRRVPWAGMLLGLVMLLGLGLRLWGLDWPGDMHPDEWTSRMVAAFAGGSLYYPHPVIWHQAFYLLAGWSYAPAQFLVGKLSLLLGPSYAEVAVIPHLLWGRLVVALLGTLNIWALYRLILACNLGRAAALTGALLLAVSPLLVVHSHYLTVDAPLALAVTLSLWAGVRLIADPRWWRYAVAGLAMGLTLTTKANGGLVLASLVLAHLLVVLRDRPPKLRWLLAWPAAFAGAMAGGMILGYPGFVLGHENPILKYAEQVHNFTRPHFAEKISLLNSPIGDRLTWSAHTFGDAIGWELVALFAVGLAIALWQRRRSLWVVASYPLFYYLVVLVFSHRLAERDLTSLVPPLICLGLYTLAWGWGRLPGGWRRALWVGAAIALALIPLGHSISGAYLFWQEETRISAQHWLKANFAPGDKLYLGGYGPPQTPPQAEFLHSHDPEAYAGPKNYVLFSSSAEDRHWFQWGHVPRNEMGRLMQGIDQRFLLIKEFDLGYDRPADKQPGRFKFPVFVDPLLKLYAARPNLAQKERLGLERPPADSGAGYAVVYTNHPAYSAQGADALVRGPGRAVRVLRPPRELIAAEVELINLGRQAVEVKMVQGPGRRRVRLEPGQTWRWQGRPVSWPLPLKRVYPFTLWLESPGEVYMRVHADPLKLGLSCLERGEWELAGRLLTQAQAQMPGAVLPRALAAAALLNQGLTSQAAPLLAGQETALERLARLVLREDDPRQRPARLAAWAGLYPDLLAKSLTRRYVPEPYSFKAGLGLNQKHPAFDFAARPGDKKSPPSYRLAVRELLPAYDQVARVRLTWDQLPLMAEGPLGVITAQAKGPLGQKGPLLKRELKLADLAAGPGSKAIALELPAAAPDARWEISLTPLAGSPLSLKGVELTTSALDQVAVAARWAFWAQGELMRRQGRPGPAASILAWLGRLDPAFAPGLRSQVEALVASGQPKAARARLEAALPLLKAQPQASDWAAKRLQKLEGSASVPR, encoded by the coding sequence TTGGCCATCTGGCGGCGGTGCAACGAGATCGGGCGGCGCGTCCCCTGGGCGGGGATGCTCCTGGGTCTGGTCATGCTGTTGGGCCTGGGCCTCCGGTTGTGGGGCCTCGACTGGCCCGGGGACATGCACCCCGACGAATGGACCAGCCGCATGGTGGCCGCCTTTGCGGGCGGCAGCCTCTACTACCCCCATCCCGTGATCTGGCACCAGGCCTTCTACCTGCTGGCCGGGTGGAGCTACGCGCCGGCCCAGTTCCTGGTGGGCAAGCTCTCCCTGCTCCTGGGGCCCTCCTACGCCGAGGTGGCGGTGATCCCCCACCTGCTCTGGGGCCGCCTGGTGGTGGCCCTGCTGGGCACTCTGAACATCTGGGCCCTATACCGCCTCATATTGGCCTGCAACCTGGGCCGCGCCGCCGCCCTGACCGGCGCGCTCTTGTTGGCCGTGAGCCCCCTGTTGGTGGTGCATAGCCATTACCTAACCGTGGACGCGCCCCTGGCCCTGGCGGTCACCCTGAGCCTGTGGGCCGGGGTGCGCCTCATTGCCGATCCCCGCTGGTGGCGCTACGCGGTGGCCGGGCTGGCCATGGGCCTCACCCTTACCACCAAGGCCAACGGCGGCCTGGTGCTGGCCAGCCTGGTCTTGGCCCACCTGCTGGTGGTGCTGCGCGACCGGCCCCCCAAGCTGCGCTGGCTCCTGGCCTGGCCGGCGGCCTTCGCCGGAGCCATGGCCGGGGGCATGATCCTGGGCTATCCCGGCTTCGTGCTGGGCCACGAGAACCCCATCCTCAAGTACGCCGAGCAGGTGCACAACTTCACCCGCCCCCACTTCGCGGAGAAGATAAGCCTGCTCAACAGCCCCATCGGCGACCGCCTCACCTGGTCGGCCCATACCTTTGGCGACGCCATCGGCTGGGAGCTGGTGGCCTTGTTCGCGGTGGGCCTGGCCATCGCCCTGTGGCAGCGGCGGCGCTCCCTGTGGGTGGTGGCCTCTTATCCGCTGTTCTACTACCTGGTGGTGCTGGTGTTCTCCCACCGCCTGGCCGAGCGCGACCTGACCTCCCTGGTGCCGCCCCTGATCTGCCTGGGCCTGTACACCCTGGCTTGGGGCTGGGGCCGCCTGCCCGGCGGATGGCGGCGGGCCCTGTGGGTGGGCGCGGCCATCGCCCTGGCCCTGATTCCCTTGGGGCACAGCATCTCCGGGGCCTATCTCTTCTGGCAGGAGGAGACCCGCATCTCGGCCCAGCACTGGCTCAAGGCCAACTTCGCGCCGGGCGACAAGCTCTACCTGGGCGGCTACGGTCCGCCCCAGACCCCGCCCCAAGCCGAGTTCCTGCACTCCCACGACCCGGAGGCCTACGCGGGCCCCAAAAACTACGTGTTGTTCTCCTCTAGCGCCGAGGACCGCCACTGGTTCCAGTGGGGGCATGTGCCGCGCAACGAAATGGGCCGCCTGATGCAGGGCATTGACCAGCGATTTTTACTGATCAAGGAGTTCGACCTGGGCTACGACCGCCCGGCGGACAAGCAGCCCGGCCGCTTCAAGTTCCCGGTGTTCGTGGACCCCCTGCTAAAGCTCTACGCCGCCCGGCCTAACCTGGCCCAAAAGGAGCGCCTGGGCCTGGAACGGCCTCCGGCCGATTCGGGCGCGGGCTATGCCGTGGTCTACACCAACCATCCGGCCTACAGCGCCCAGGGGGCAGACGCCCTGGTGCGGGGGCCGGGCAGGGCGGTGCGAGTGCTGCGCCCGCCGCGGGAGCTCATCGCCGCCGAGGTGGAGCTGATCAACTTGGGCCGGCAGGCGGTGGAGGTCAAGATGGTGCAGGGGCCGGGGCGCAGGCGGGTTCGCCTGGAGCCGGGCCAGACCTGGCGCTGGCAGGGCAGGCCGGTCAGCTGGCCTCTGCCCCTGAAGCGGGTCTATCCCTTCACCCTGTGGCTGGAGAGCCCGGGCGAAGTGTATATGCGGGTGCACGCCGACCCCCTCAAGCTGGGCCTCAGCTGCCTGGAGCGGGGGGAATGGGAACTGGCCGGGCGTCTGCTGACCCAGGCCCAGGCCCAGATGCCCGGCGCGGTACTGCCCCGGGCCCTGGCCGCGGCCGCCTTGCTGAACCAGGGCCTGACCTCTCAAGCCGCGCCCCTGCTGGCCGGGCAGGAGACGGCCCTGGAGCGGCTGGCCCGGCTGGTGCTGCGCGAGGATGATCCCCGGCAGCGGCCCGCCCGTTTGGCCGCCTGGGCCGGGCTCTACCCGGACCTGTTGGCCAAGTCCCTGACCCGGCGCTATGTGCCGGAACCATATTCTTTTAAGGCGGGCCTGGGCCTGAACCAAAAGCATCCGGCTTTCGATTTCGCGGCCCGGCCCGGGGACAAGAAAAGCCCACCCTCCTACCGCCTGGCGGTGCGCGAGCTGCTGCCCGCCTATGACCAGGTGGCGCGGGTGCGCCTGACCTGGGACCAGCTTCCCCTCATGGCCGAGGGGCCGCTGGGGGTCATCACGGCCCAGGCGAAGGGGCCGCTGGGGCAAAAGGGACCGCTGCTCAAGCGCGAGCTAAAACTGGCCGACCTGGCCGCCGGGCCGGGGAGCAAGGCCATCGCCCTGGAGCTGCCCGCCGCCGCGCCGGACGCCCGCTGGGAAATAAGCCTGACCCCCTTGGCCGGGTCGCCGCTCAGTCTGAAAGGGGTGGAGCTGACCACCTCGGCCCTGGACCAGGTGGCGGTTGCCGCCCGCTGGGCTTTCTGGGCCCAAGGAGAGCTGATGCGCCGCCAGGGACGCCCCGGCCCGGCCGCCTCTATCCTGGCTTGGCTGGGCCGCCTGGACCCGGCCTTCGCGCCGGGGCTGAGGAGCCAGGTGGAGGCCCTGGTGGCCAGCGGCCAGCCCAAGGCGGCCCGCGCCCGCCTGGAAGCGGCCCTGCCTTTGCTAAAAGCACAGCCCCAGGCCTCGGATTGGGCGGCCAAGCGCCTGCAAAAGCTGGAGGGCTCCGCCTCGGTCCCGCGTTGA